Proteins from a genomic interval of Nitrospina gracilis Nb-211:
- the gcvPA gene encoding aminomethyl-transferring glycine dehydrogenase subunit GcvPA, producing the protein MIDTPKSFTPHRPEDRKAMLNFIGVESIDDLLTGIPKDLRLKQPLNLPRAVPDWELEKHLRDLAGKNATVHTHLNFIGGGMYDHHIPAVVDALASRGEFLTAYTPYQPEMSQGLLQILAEYQEQMAKVMGLPVVNCSSYDGGTALFELGWMGCLASDRGDAGVLYADAIWPQWQDILKSHLTPRRVALDTVEHDAKTGRLNLQSLEDKLKSERPAVFLFQTPNRFGVLEDIPAIVKLCQAHGVRVGMSFNPLLSGLFSTPGSLGVDFASCEGQPLGIPLSAGGPSLGILSCKKEYRKFLPGRLVGKVADIYGNPAYALVYEDREQHVAREKATSNICSNQAWCALRAVIYLSLLGESGYARLAKIIAHKTDYLIKQLTSIPGIERAFAGPVFNEFAVKLPKPAGTVLDALRGENIFGGLAFDDTPHGELLLIAVTETKARQDMDRLARCMKKVCA; encoded by the coding sequence ATGATCGACACTCCCAAATCCTTCACGCCACACCGTCCCGAAGACCGCAAGGCGATGCTGAACTTCATCGGCGTGGAGTCCATCGACGACCTGCTCACCGGCATCCCGAAAGATCTGCGGTTGAAGCAACCGCTCAACCTGCCGCGCGCCGTGCCCGACTGGGAGCTGGAAAAACACCTGCGCGATCTCGCCGGCAAAAACGCCACCGTACACACGCACCTCAATTTCATCGGCGGCGGCATGTACGATCACCATATCCCGGCAGTGGTCGATGCGCTGGCCAGCCGCGGCGAGTTCCTCACCGCCTACACACCGTACCAGCCGGAGATGAGCCAGGGATTGTTGCAAATCCTCGCCGAATACCAGGAACAGATGGCGAAGGTGATGGGCCTGCCCGTCGTCAATTGCTCGTCATACGACGGCGGCACGGCGCTGTTCGAACTGGGCTGGATGGGGTGCCTCGCCTCCGACCGCGGCGATGCGGGCGTGTTGTACGCGGACGCCATCTGGCCGCAGTGGCAGGACATTTTAAAAAGCCACCTCACGCCGCGCCGCGTCGCGCTCGACACGGTGGAACACGATGCGAAAACCGGACGGCTGAACCTGCAATCGCTCGAAGACAAACTGAAATCCGAACGCCCGGCGGTGTTCCTGTTCCAGACGCCCAACCGCTTCGGCGTGCTGGAAGACATTCCCGCCATCGTCAAGCTCTGCCAGGCGCACGGGGTGCGGGTCGGCATGTCATTCAACCCGTTGTTGAGCGGCCTGTTCTCCACGCCGGGATCACTGGGCGTGGATTTCGCCAGTTGCGAGGGCCAGCCGCTGGGCATCCCGCTGTCGGCGGGCGGACCCAGTCTCGGCATCCTCAGTTGCAAAAAGGAATACCGCAAATTTTTACCCGGACGGCTGGTGGGCAAGGTGGCGGACATCTACGGCAACCCGGCTTATGCGCTGGTGTATGAAGACCGCGAGCAGCACGTGGCACGCGAAAAGGCGACGAGCAACATCTGCTCCAACCAGGCGTGGTGCGCGCTTCGCGCCGTGATCTATCTCAGCCTGCTGGGTGAAAGCGGCTACGCCCGCCTTGCCAAAATCATCGCCCACAAAACCGATTACCTGATAAAGCAACTGACCTCGATCCCCGGCATCGAACGCGCCTTCGCGGGTCCCGTGTTCAACGAGTTCGCCGTCAAACTTCCCAAACCGGCGGGCACCGTATTAGACGCCCTGCGCGGGGAAAACATTTTCGGCGGACTCGCTTTCGACGACACACCGCACGGCGAGTTGCTGTTGATCGCGGTGACGGAAACCAAAGCCCGGCAGGATATGGATCGCCTCGCCCGGTGCATGAAGAAGGTGTGCGCATGA
- a CDS encoding aldolase/citrate lyase family protein, producing MLTLMLITNHPDLAKNAVAAGVNRIFVDLEVIGKKERQGHLDTWISGHSMDDARRVREAIPDAELLIRLNPPHPGIEQEIEEALAIGPELLMLPMFRTADELARFSEQVGGRAGVVPLVETPEAADALESIVRVPGLKEVYIGLNDLHLGLKQNFIFQPLADGMVDALAKTILNAGLPFGFGGIARIGEGQLPGEMVLGEHLRLGSSSVILSRTFQRGLVEEDGRVDHSKLKYEIEKLREHEEYLQRRSPEQIELDRSKVVEIVKLLSKVR from the coding sequence ATGCTCACCCTGATGCTCATCACCAACCACCCGGACCTGGCGAAAAACGCCGTCGCCGCCGGAGTGAACCGCATCTTTGTCGACCTGGAAGTGATCGGCAAAAAAGAGCGGCAGGGCCACCTGGATACGTGGATCAGCGGCCACAGCATGGACGACGCCCGCCGCGTGCGCGAAGCCATCCCGGACGCGGAACTGCTCATCCGCCTCAACCCGCCGCACCCGGGGATCGAGCAGGAGATCGAAGAGGCGCTGGCCATCGGGCCTGAACTGTTGATGCTCCCCATGTTCCGCACCGCGGACGAGCTGGCCCGCTTTTCTGAACAGGTGGGCGGACGTGCCGGGGTGGTGCCGCTGGTGGAAACACCGGAAGCGGCGGACGCGCTCGAATCGATCGTGCGCGTGCCGGGCCTCAAAGAGGTGTACATCGGCCTCAACGACCTGCACCTCGGCCTGAAACAGAACTTCATCTTCCAGCCGCTGGCCGACGGCATGGTCGATGCCCTGGCGAAAACCATCCTCAACGCCGGGTTGCCGTTCGGTTTCGGCGGCATCGCGCGTATCGGCGAGGGACAGCTTCCCGGCGAGATGGTGCTGGGCGAGCACCTCAGGCTGGGGTCGTCGTCGGTCATCCTGTCGCGCACCTTTCAACGCGGCCTGGTGGAGGAGGACGGCCGCGTGGACCACTCCAAACTGAAATACGAAATCGAAAAACTGCGCGAACACGAGGAATACCTGCAACGGCGGTCGCCGGAGCAGATCGAGCTCGACCGCTCGAAAGTCGTCGAGATCGTCAAACTGCTCAGCAAAGTGCGCTAG
- a CDS encoding polysaccharide biosynthesis protein, with protein sequence MRAFNKRFRKVILLGFDLTVSLLSLYLAFLLRFEGALPKEQMEVFLDLAPIVLLCRAFSFALCRFYSRFWEYASWEDLLQILKAAAMGTVLVLIFMFLYNRAHLVSRSVLFMDLILVVLMLGSSRLGWKLLTDRENQEAGIRGKGRVPILILGAGYTGAYLLKHLRRFSPHYQVRGFLDDDPKKLNHQVMGVKVLGGHQDLPEFKESLGIQEVLVAVTSMDAERMEAVVKVCRDANVKYKTVSSFFDLATHQPHISKIRNIEITDLLGREPVYLDLSMIQNMVGGKKIMITGAGGSIGSELCRQLLEYDPAMLIMIDKCENYLYDLNMELNAEMTNTERKYFFLSVTQEKKLDALFQRFRPQLVFHAAAHKHVPLMEENADEAVLNNVQGTRITADLSERYGVEKFILVSTDKVVRPTSVMGMTKKIAERYIQHKAAQSKTDFMTVRFGNVLGSNGSVVPLFQKQIERGGPVTVTHPDMERFFMLIPEAVQLILQAATIGRGGEILMLEMGQPVKLMDLADKMIRLLGYTPGENMEIKITGMRPGEKLSEELVDDGEEVIDTLHKKIKRLCSGVAPGDGFAAKVDALVADGARLDAASYRQRLVDFIQEACSKPAVPSYLNKSQ encoded by the coding sequence ATGCGTGCATTCAATAAAAGATTCCGTAAGGTCATCCTGCTCGGGTTCGACCTGACGGTCAGCCTTCTGTCTTTATACCTGGCGTTTCTGCTGAGGTTCGAAGGTGCACTTCCCAAAGAACAGATGGAGGTCTTTCTGGACCTCGCTCCCATCGTTCTTTTATGCCGCGCGTTTTCCTTTGCCCTGTGCCGTTTTTATTCCCGCTTCTGGGAGTATGCCAGTTGGGAAGATCTGCTGCAGATTCTGAAAGCGGCGGCGATGGGAACGGTGCTGGTTCTGATCTTCATGTTTCTGTACAACCGCGCGCATCTTGTTTCCCGGTCGGTGTTGTTCATGGACCTCATCCTGGTGGTCCTGATGCTCGGCTCCTCGCGTCTGGGCTGGAAACTTCTCACCGACCGCGAAAACCAGGAAGCCGGCATCCGCGGCAAGGGCCGGGTGCCGATCCTCATTCTGGGCGCGGGTTACACGGGCGCTTACCTGCTCAAACACCTGCGCCGATTCTCGCCGCATTACCAGGTGAGAGGCTTCCTTGACGACGATCCCAAAAAACTCAATCACCAAGTCATGGGCGTCAAGGTCCTGGGCGGGCACCAGGACCTGCCGGAGTTCAAGGAATCGCTGGGCATTCAGGAGGTGCTGGTGGCGGTCACCAGCATGGACGCGGAGCGGATGGAAGCGGTGGTGAAGGTGTGCCGCGACGCCAACGTGAAATACAAAACCGTCTCCTCGTTTTTTGATCTGGCCACGCACCAGCCGCACATTTCCAAAATCCGCAATATTGAGATCACCGACCTGCTTGGCCGCGAGCCGGTGTACCTGGATCTGTCGATGATCCAGAACATGGTCGGCGGCAAGAAGATCATGATCACCGGCGCGGGCGGGTCCATCGGCTCCGAACTGTGCCGCCAGTTGCTGGAATACGATCCGGCCATGCTCATCATGATCGACAAGTGCGAGAACTACCTGTACGACCTGAACATGGAGCTCAACGCCGAGATGACCAACACCGAGCGGAAATATTTCTTTCTGTCGGTCACGCAGGAGAAAAAACTCGACGCGTTGTTCCAACGGTTCCGGCCGCAACTCGTGTTTCACGCCGCCGCGCACAAGCACGTGCCGCTGATGGAGGAGAACGCGGACGAGGCGGTGCTCAACAACGTGCAGGGAACGCGCATCACGGCGGACTTGTCCGAGCGCTACGGCGTGGAAAAATTCATTCTCGTTTCCACCGACAAGGTGGTGCGCCCGACCAGCGTGATGGGCATGACCAAAAAGATCGCCGAGCGCTACATTCAACATAAAGCGGCGCAGTCCAAGACGGATTTCATGACGGTGCGCTTCGGCAACGTGCTGGGGAGCAACGGCAGTGTGGTGCCGCTGTTTCAGAAACAGATCGAGCGCGGTGGTCCGGTGACGGTGACGCACCCGGACATGGAACGCTTCTTCATGCTGATTCCGGAAGCGGTGCAGTTGATTTTGCAGGCGGCGACCATCGGCCGCGGCGGCGAGATCCTGATGCTGGAGATGGGACAGCCGGTGAAGCTGATGGACCTTGCGGATAAAATGATCCGTCTTTTAGGGTACACCCCGGGCGAAAACATGGAGATCAAAATCACCGGCATGCGCCCGGGCGAGAAGCTGTCGGAGGAGTTGGTGGATGACGGCGAAGAGGTGATCGACACCCTGCACAAGAAGATCAAGCGGCTGTGTTCCGGCGTCGCGCCCGGAGACGGGTTCGCGGCAAAGGTGGATGCGCTGGTGGCTGACGGCGCGCGTCTGGACGCCGCTTCCTACCGACAGCGGCTGGTGGATTTCATTCAGGAAGCATGCAGTAAACCCGCAGTTCCCTCCTATTTAAACAAAAGCCAATAA